The following nucleotide sequence is from Halapricum desulfuricans.
GTTCCCTCGGCGCGCGCAGCTGGAGGTGACTCCGCGGGTCGGCACTGACGACGAACGGCGCGTCGGCGTCAGCGAGCAACTCCCGGAGTTTCCGGAGGTCACGCAGCGCCTGCACGCGCTCGCCGCCGTCGGCCCGGAGAACGCGTGCCAGCGACAGTTCCACGTGGACGCCGTTCTTTGCGGCAGCTTTCGCGAGCACGTGATTGAAGTCGCCGTCGCCGACCATCGGGTGCGCGAGGACGTCGACCGCCGGTTGCTCGACGGCGAACCGGTTCAGCTCGACGGTCCCGCCGTGGAGGGCGACGATCGTCCGGCTGTCGCGGTGACTGCCGACGAACCCGCTCGCGCGCCCCGGATCGTCAGCACGAATCTCGACACCCTCGACGACGTCGATCCCGTATTCCGCACTGATCCGGTCGGCGTCGTACTCGGGCAGCGCGTCGCCGTGATTGCGGACGACGAGGCCGTCGTAGCCGTATTCGCTCGCCGCGAGCGCGAGTCTGGCGACGGTCGCGTCGCCGTCCGGG
It contains:
- a CDS encoding RNase P subunit p30 family protein yields the protein MTRYEAVHAHPDGDATVARLALAASEYGYDGLVVRNHGDALPEYDADRISAEYGIDVVEGVEIRADDPGRASGFVGSHRDSRTIVALHGGTVELNRFAVEQPAVDVLAHPMVGDGDFNHVLAKAAAKNGVHVELSLARVLRADGGERVQALRDLRKLRELLADADAPFVVSADPRSHLQLRAPRELRALGDVLGFDTDAIETGLAAWGDLADRNRERGSDAFVEPGVRLDGE